The Stigmatella aurantiaca DW4/3-1 genome contains the following window.
GCTGTTCCTGTCCCCCGCGGAGGTGCCCCTGGCCAACGGGCTGGGCCTGGAGGTGCTCGACGTGGAGGGCACCCCGGTGTTGCGCCGCCCCGTCACGCCCCTGGGGTCCGTGAAGGAAGCTCCCACCCCCATCAAACCCCTGGCGCGCTGGAAGCAGGAGCCCTTTGGGACGCGGCTCGCCGCCTCCCTGCCCCTGGCCCCCTTGACGCGGTCGCCCTTGGTTCGCAATCCCCCCGCGGCGCCGGTGCCTCCTGCCCAGGAGGCGCCCTCGCCAGAAGATGACGCGATGCGTCAGGCGCTCGTGGCGGCCCGGGAGGGGAAGTACGATGTCGTGGAGACGCTGGCGAGGGAGGCGGCGCGCAAGCTGGTCCCGGAGGCATACCTGTTGTTGGCGATGGTGGCTGAGACGCGGGGAGATCTGAACGGGGCAGTGGACTGCGTGCGAAAGGCGCTATACCTGGAGCCTCAACTGGCGCTCGGTCACGCTACGCTCGTCACGCTCTACACGCGGCTGGAGCGCCGGGAGGACGCGGAGCGGGCGCGGCAGAATGCGCTGAGGGCGTTGGACGGGTTGGACGATGAGCACCCCTTGCGAGGGGTGGAGACAATGACCGCGGGCGGCCTGCGGCAGGCGCTTTCGGCGAGGGGCCGGGCGGGTTGGCAGGGGGCGCCGTGAGCCGCGGTAGGCCGCAAGTAGCAAGGAGGTAACGTGGAAGTCCAAGGCATCAAGTTGTCCATGCCCGGCAGTCAGACGGTGGGACGGCTCAGCCTGCGTACCAAGATCCTTTGGATCACGGGCCTGTCCGGTGGCCTGGTGGCTGGCATTCTGAGCGCGGTGTTCTTGATGCAGATGCGCGATGCCTTGCGCGCCGAGTTGGCCACCCGGGCGCGGGTGATCAGCATCCAGATGGCCAACCACCTGGCGCCAGACGTGGCCGCCGTGGATCAGGCCACGCTCCAGAAAGAGGTGGACGCCACGCTGCGCGATGTGCCGGACGTGGCGTACCTGCTGGTGCGCAACCAGGTCGGCACCGTGATGGCCATCGCCAACAAGAAGGAATTCACCGGCGCCGAGATGGTGAAGGCCACCCTGGGCGAGGAGGCCGTGGACCGGTGGGTGACGGTGGCGGACCGGCCAGCGCTGGAGACCTCCACGCCCATCGTCTTCGCCATGCGGGGGGACACGGTGCCCTCGAAGGTCGGCACGGTGCAGGTGGGCATCCAGCTCGACTCGCTCTCGGCGTCGATCTCCTCCGTGGTGTGGCAGGCGCTGGGGCTGGGGCTCCTGGTGCTGGTGCTCTGCCTGATTGCCGCGGCCCTGCTGTCCCAGTTGGTGACGGTGCCCCTGGAGCGGCTGGGACGGGCGGCGGCGGGCATCGCGGCGGGGGATCTGCGCCAGCAGATCGACGCCCGGGGCAACGACGAGATCGGCGAGCTGGCCCGGAGCTTCGCGAAGATGGCGGAGACGGTGACCCACATGCTGGCGGACCTGCGCAACGCCGCGGCGGACATCGAGCGCGAGGCGACCAGCGTGCTCACCACCTCCACGCAGCAGTCCGCCATGGCCCACGAGCAGGCCTCCGCCATCAACGAGACGAGCACCACGGTGGCCGAGATCGCCCAGACCTCCAAGCAGGCGACGACCTACGCCGACTCGGTGATCAGCGGCACGCAGCGCTCCGAGGCGCTGTCCAGCGAGGGCCAGAAGGTGGTGGCCGAGAGCGTCTCCGGCATGGAGAAGCTGGGACAGCAGGTGCGCGCCATCGCCGTGGCCATCACCGAGTTGCACGAGCGCACGCTGCAAATCAGCGACATCATCACCACCGTGCGCGACGTGGCCGAGCAGTCGAACCTGCTGGCGCTCAACGCCTCCATCGAGGCGGCCAAGGCCGGCGAGCATGGCCGGGGCTTCGCGGTGGTGGCCATGGAGATGCGCACCCTGGCCGAGCAGTCCAAGGTGGCCGCCAACCAGGTGCGGGGCCTGCTGGGCGAAGTGCAGAAGGGCACCAAGGCGGCGGTGGCGGTCACCGAAGAGGGCAGCCGCCGCGCCCAGGCGGCCATGGCGCTGGCGCAGAGCGCGGGTTCGGCCATCCTCGGCCTGGCCGAGGTCATCCGCGAGTCCTCATCGGCGGCGCGGCAGATCGCGGGCAACACCCGTCAGCAGACCATTGGCGTGGAGCAGATTGCCACCGCCATGAGTGAGCTGTCCTCGGCCACGGCGGACAGCGTCCTGGGCACCCGGCAAATCGAGCAGGTGGCGGGCAATCTTTCCAATCTCTCCAAGCGCTTCTCGGAGCTTGTAGGTAGATATCAGCTATGAACACGGTCGGAACACGCGGTCCCATGAAAGTCCTGATCGTCGAGGACACGAAGACGATCACGAACCTGTTGCAGGTGTACCTGATGGGCTGGGGGCTCCAGTTCTTCGATGCGGGCAACGGCACCCAGGGGTTGGCCAAGGCGCGGGAGATGAAGCCGGACCTCATCATCTCCGACGTGCAGATGCCGGAGATGGATGGCTTCGCGCTGTGCGCGGCGATCCGGGCGGACTCCGCGCTGCATGCGACCCCCTTCCTGCTCCTCACATCCCTCAAGGACGACGCCAGCCGGCAGCGCGGGCGGTTGGTGGGGGCCAGCGCCTTCCTCAACAAGCCCGTGTCGGTGGATGAGCTTCGCGAGCGTGTGCGGGAGCTGCTGAAGCTGCCCATGAAGACCCCCGCGGGACGCTGAGCCAGGAATGCCCAACGAAGACGCCAAGCTGGAGATCGACTACGCCGGGTTGAAGAGGCGGCTCGACGACGCGCGTTCGTTGGGGCTCGACGAGGCTTTCAGCACGGAGAAGCGCCGGGAGGTGCTGTCGGCCCGGGCGAAGATGCTGGCGAAGTCCCGCGACGAGATCCGCCCCTCGGTGCTCACGGTGCTCACCTTCAAGGTGGGAGGCGAGCGGTATTCCGTGCCCATCGAGCAGGTGGACCACGTGATGGAGTCGCGGGGCCTGTGCTCGCTGCCAGGGGCGCCCCGGCACGTGCTGGGGGCGATCTTCTCGCGCTCGCGCGTGGTGCCGGTGCTGGACCTGCGGCAGATGCTGGGGCTGGAAGGGGGCGGTATGTCCGATCTGGGCAAGGTGGTGGTGGTGGACGTGGGCGGCGAGGCCTTTGGTGTCGCCGCGGAGCAGGTGGATGGGCGGCAGGAGCTGCTGCGCACCACGCTGTCCCAGCCTCCGCCCGGACCCTTTTTGTTCCTCACTCCGGACCGGCTGACGGTGCTCGACGTGGAGAAGCTCGGCAGCCCTGCCACGGCGAGGCGAGGGTAGGCACGGCCCATGGATCCGCAGGTGCTGCGCAGCATCTGGCCCATCTTCTCCGCGGAGACGCGCGAGCAGATCCAGGCCATCGGTACGAAAGTCCTCGGGCTGGAGCAAGAGCCGGCCGAGCGTGAGCCGGACTTGCTCCCGTCGCTGAAGCGGCTGGTGCACAGCCTCAAGGGCTCCGCCGCGAGCCTGGGCCTCATGGACATCGAGCAGGTGGTCCACGCCATCGAGGATGGGTTGGCGCGCCTGAGCCCCGGAGACCGGTTGGCCCGGGATCTGGTGGAAGCCACCTTGCGTGGGCTCTCCTCCATCGAGGTGGCGCTCGGGCGGGGCGACGTGGGCGAGGTTCCCTCCATCGATGGGTTGCCCTCCCTGCTGACCGCCCTGGGACACGAGGCCGAGCCGCCCAGTCCGGCGGAAGGGTTCCAGCAGGACGTGCTCGAGTCGCTGGAGAAGCTCGAGTCGGTGTTGATCGCCCTGGTCTCCCCGAACGTGCCGGACCGGGGGGCGTTGGTGCAGTCGGCGGTGGCGATGGCGCAGGGGCTCCAGGATGGCGCCGAGGCAGCGCAGGATGCGCGCGTGGCGCCGATCGCGGAGCGGGTGGCCGCGAGTTTCTCGAAGATGGCGCAAGGCGGGGACGCCGCCAGCATCGCTGCGTCGGAGCTCGCGGGGCTCCTCGTCGAGCTGCGCACGGCGATGACGCCCGCCACCCCTGGGCCGGCCGCCCCGTCATCCAAGCCCGCGGCGCCCGAGGCTGCCCCCGCCCGTCCCACGGCCGAGACGCCCAGCAGCGAGCCCGTGGCGGGAAGTGCGCCGAAGGGGCAGGTGGACCAGGCGATTCGCGTCTCGGTGAAGACGCTGGATTCGCTGGCGCTCCAGGTGGAGCACCTCATCGCGGGCCGCTTCCAGCAGGCGCGGCGGACCGAGTCCCAGCGGGAGTTGCTGGACCGGACCCATGACGTGGTGGTGGGCCTGGAGCGGGCCGCCTCGCAGCTGTCTTTGTCCGGGGGCGGGGCCGTGCTGGACTCGCTGCGGACCAGCGCCAACCACCTGCGGGACGTGCAGAAGAAGCTGGCGGAGCTGTTGAAGGAGGCCACCCGGGACGGTGAGCAGCTCAACCTCGTGGCCCAGGTGGTGCGGGACGACCTGAGGGATCTGCGCATGGTGCCCTCCGCGCAGATGCTCGAGCCGCTGCGCCGCACGGTGCGCGAGCTGGGCGCCCGGCTGGGCAAGAAGGTGGAGCTGGTCCTTGCGGGCACCGAGGTCCGTCTGGACCGGCGCATCCTGGATGCCTTGAGGGATCCGCTGCTGCACCTGGTGCGCAACGCCATCGATCATGGCCTGGAGACGGTGGAAGCCCGGCGCGCCTCCGGCAAATCCGAGGCGGGGACCCTCTGGGTCCGTGTGGAGTCCCGGGGCACGCGCATCGCCGTGGTGGTGGAGGACAACGGGGCGGGCTTGTCTCCGGAGCGCGTGCGGGCCACGGCGGTGAAGCGGGGATTGCTGTCCGCCGAGGCGGCGGCCCGGCTGCCCGATGATCAAGCCGCGCGGCTCATTTTCCAGCCAGGCTTCTCCACGCGGGATGAGGTGACGGCGACCTCTGGCCGTGGGGTGGGGCTGGACGTGGTGCATGCCACGGCCCAGCGCCTTCAGGGCGCGGTCGAAGTGGCGTACACGGAAGGGCAGGGGACGCGCTTCACCATCGATCTGCCCCTGACGCTCGCCGCCGCACTGGGCCTGCTGGTGCGGGTGGGCACCAACGTCGTGGTGGTCCCCTCCGATGTCGTCAAACGCGTGGTGCGGCTGGCGCCGGACGATGTGGGCACGGTGGCGGGCCGCGTGGTGGCCCGGGTGGACGGGGATCAGCTCAGCTTCCGCTCGCTCGCGGAGTCCATTGGCCTGCCTCGGCTCCCGATAGCGCTCGACGCGGGGAAGGTGCAGACCGCGATGCTCCTCACGCTGGGCCAGGAGCGCGCGGTGTTCGCCATCGATGAGGTGGTGGGACAGCAGGACATCGTCGTCCGGTCCCTCGGTCGGCACCTGAAGGAAGTGACGCACCTGGCCGGAGCCGCCGTGCTGGATGATGGCCGCCTGGTGCCGGTGATCAACGCGCCGGAGCTGCTGCGGGCCGCGTCGCCGACGGCCCGCGTCACCGCGGAGGTGCGCCGTCCTCGCATCCTCGTCTGTGACGATGCGCTCACCACCCGCTTCGCCATGAAGGCGCTGCTGGAGATTGCCGGCTATCCGGTGGTCACCGCCGCGGATGGCCAGGAGGCCTGGGAGGTGCTGGAGCGGACCCAGTGCCAGCTCGTGGTCAGCGACTGGCAGATGCCACGGCTGGACGGCGTGGGGCTCGCGCGGCGCATCCGGGCCCACCCGACGCTCAACCGCACGCCCATCATCCTCGTCACCTCGCTCGACAGCCCCGAGGAGCGGGCCGCGGGGCTCGAGGCCGGCGCGGATGGCTACATCGTCAAGCGCGAGGTCGAGCGCGGCAAGTTGCTGGAGCTGGTCCGCCAGCTCATGCCCGCCTCCGGCTGAGCCGGGCCGCTGTCCGCGGGGCGCTCAGGCCGCGGGCAGGTTCAGGGTCAGCTCCAGCGGGAGCCCCTCGCCGATCGACAGGGTGCCCCCCAGCAGGTGGATGAGCGGCTCCAGCCGCTTCACCACCGGCTTGGCGAGGGG
Protein-coding sequences here:
- a CDS encoding methyl-accepting chemotaxis protein translates to MEVQGIKLSMPGSQTVGRLSLRTKILWITGLSGGLVAGILSAVFLMQMRDALRAELATRARVISIQMANHLAPDVAAVDQATLQKEVDATLRDVPDVAYLLVRNQVGTVMAIANKKEFTGAEMVKATLGEEAVDRWVTVADRPALETSTPIVFAMRGDTVPSKVGTVQVGIQLDSLSASISSVVWQALGLGLLVLVLCLIAAALLSQLVTVPLERLGRAAAGIAAGDLRQQIDARGNDEIGELARSFAKMAETVTHMLADLRNAAADIEREATSVLTTSTQQSAMAHEQASAINETSTTVAEIAQTSKQATTYADSVISGTQRSEALSSEGQKVVAESVSGMEKLGQQVRAIAVAITELHERTLQISDIITTVRDVAEQSNLLALNASIEAAKAGEHGRGFAVVAMEMRTLAEQSKVAANQVRGLLGEVQKGTKAAVAVTEEGSRRAQAAMALAQSAGSAILGLAEVIRESSSAARQIAGNTRQQTIGVEQIATAMSELSSATADSVLGTRQIEQVAGNLSNLSKRFSELVGRYQL
- a CDS encoding response regulator, whose protein sequence is MKVLIVEDTKTITNLLQVYLMGWGLQFFDAGNGTQGLAKAREMKPDLIISDVQMPEMDGFALCAAIRADSALHATPFLLLTSLKDDASRQRGRLVGASAFLNKPVSVDELRERVRELLKLPMKTPAGR
- a CDS encoding chemotaxis protein CheW, producing MPNEDAKLEIDYAGLKRRLDDARSLGLDEAFSTEKRREVLSARAKMLAKSRDEIRPSVLTVLTFKVGGERYSVPIEQVDHVMESRGLCSLPGAPRHVLGAIFSRSRVVPVLDLRQMLGLEGGGMSDLGKVVVVDVGGEAFGVAAEQVDGRQELLRTTLSQPPPGPFLFLTPDRLTVLDVEKLGSPATARRG
- a CDS encoding hybrid sensor histidine kinase/response regulator; its protein translation is MDPQVLRSIWPIFSAETREQIQAIGTKVLGLEQEPAEREPDLLPSLKRLVHSLKGSAASLGLMDIEQVVHAIEDGLARLSPGDRLARDLVEATLRGLSSIEVALGRGDVGEVPSIDGLPSLLTALGHEAEPPSPAEGFQQDVLESLEKLESVLIALVSPNVPDRGALVQSAVAMAQGLQDGAEAAQDARVAPIAERVAASFSKMAQGGDAASIAASELAGLLVELRTAMTPATPGPAAPSSKPAAPEAAPARPTAETPSSEPVAGSAPKGQVDQAIRVSVKTLDSLALQVEHLIAGRFQQARRTESQRELLDRTHDVVVGLERAASQLSLSGGGAVLDSLRTSANHLRDVQKKLAELLKEATRDGEQLNLVAQVVRDDLRDLRMVPSAQMLEPLRRTVRELGARLGKKVELVLAGTEVRLDRRILDALRDPLLHLVRNAIDHGLETVEARRASGKSEAGTLWVRVESRGTRIAVVVEDNGAGLSPERVRATAVKRGLLSAEAAARLPDDQAARLIFQPGFSTRDEVTATSGRGVGLDVVHATAQRLQGAVEVAYTEGQGTRFTIDLPLTLAAALGLLVRVGTNVVVVPSDVVKRVVRLAPDDVGTVAGRVVARVDGDQLSFRSLAESIGLPRLPIALDAGKVQTAMLLTLGQERAVFAIDEVVGQQDIVVRSLGRHLKEVTHLAGAAVLDDGRLVPVINAPELLRAASPTARVTAEVRRPRILVCDDALTTRFAMKALLEIAGYPVVTAADGQEAWEVLERTQCQLVVSDWQMPRLDGVGLARRIRAHPTLNRTPIILVTSLDSPEERAAGLEAGADGYIVKREVERGKLLELVRQLMPASG